In Deltaproteobacteria bacterium, a single window of DNA contains:
- a CDS encoding YbaB/EbfC family nucleoid-associated protein yields MDLSKIMEMAEQMRGQMEKAQKEAANVKADGEAGGGMVKVTMNGRHEVEKVVMDPAILTPDQAAFVEDLVRAATNQASSKISELMQNQAGSMASDMGIDLSQFGIPNK; encoded by the coding sequence ATGGACCTAAGTAAAATCATGGAAATGGCTGAGCAGATGCGTGGCCAGATGGAAAAAGCACAAAAAGAAGCTGCCAATGTAAAAGCTGATGGCGAAGCTGGTGGTGGCATGGTGAAGGTCACCATGAATGGGCGTCACGAAGTGGAAAAAGTGGTAATGGACCCAGCGATTCTTACGCCAGACCAAGCTGCGTTTGTGGAAGATTTGGTTCGCGCCGCGACCAATCAGGCTTCTTCAAAGATCTCAGAGTTGATGCAAAATCAAGCAGGCTCTATGGCCTCAGATATGGGGATCGACCTTTCGCAATTTGGTATTCCTAACAAGTAG
- the recR gene encoding recombination protein RecR, with translation MSQPDPIEKLILELGRLPGIGERTAARLAFFVLKQARDSSRFDLPPLARDLAGALVDVVEQVRLCDDCQNLCTAEKCPICSDARRDPRVLCVVEGVADLRAVESCGVFRGHYHVLHGSLAPLDGVGPEELKLRDILERVDQVGYSEVILATNATVEGDATALYIARLLRGSEVQVTRLASGVPLGGELEYLDHATLGRALSARQSFDS, from the coding sequence GTGTCGCAACCAGATCCCATTGAGAAATTGATTCTAGAGCTTGGTCGTTTACCGGGTATCGGTGAACGCACCGCCGCGCGCTTAGCTTTTTTCGTTTTGAAGCAAGCTCGGGACTCATCACGTTTTGATTTGCCACCCTTGGCCCGTGATTTAGCGGGAGCTTTGGTTGATGTTGTTGAGCAGGTGCGCCTTTGCGATGATTGCCAAAACTTATGCACGGCAGAGAAATGTCCGATTTGCTCAGATGCCCGTCGGGATCCGAGAGTCCTTTGTGTGGTTGAGGGCGTGGCTGATTTACGAGCAGTGGAAAGTTGTGGCGTGTTTCGCGGGCATTACCACGTTCTACATGGCTCGCTGGCACCTTTAGATGGAGTCGGCCCGGAAGAACTCAAGCTGCGAGATATTCTAGAGCGTGTTGACCAGGTGGGCTACAGCGAGGTCATTCTTGCAACGAATGCAACGGTTGAGGGAGACGCAACCGCTTTGTACATCGCCCGATTGCTCAGAGGCAGTGAAGTACAAGTCACAAGACTGGCCAGTGGTGTACCGCTGGGTGGAGAACTCGAGTATTTGGACCACGCCACACTTGGCCGTGCGTTGAGCGCTCGCCAAAGTTTTGATTCGTAA
- a CDS encoding roadblock/LC7 domain-containing protein encodes MHEEEHQEISELCGALQRSANARAVMLVDRNGQFITSHGEVEHLDLTSLASLTAGNMAATSGLARLMGEKEFPNIFHEGEKDHLHLSIVGQRAILVVMFDRRSSLGLVRLRVKQTTVLLNGVFEAMQTRSEKSTPQSPLAGVTDAEIDNLFK; translated from the coding sequence ATGCACGAAGAGGAGCATCAGGAAATTTCTGAGCTTTGTGGTGCTTTGCAACGTTCCGCAAATGCACGTGCGGTGATGTTGGTGGACCGAAATGGTCAGTTTATCACCAGCCACGGCGAAGTTGAGCATCTCGACTTAACCTCACTGGCGTCGCTGACTGCAGGTAATATGGCGGCTACAAGTGGTTTGGCTCGGCTTATGGGGGAGAAAGAGTTTCCCAACATTTTTCATGAGGGCGAAAAAGACCATCTTCATTTATCGATTGTTGGGCAGCGGGCCATTTTGGTTGTGATGTTTGATAGGCGAAGTAGCTTAGGCTTGGTTCGATTACGTGTTAAACAAACAACAGTACTTTTGAATGGCGTTTTTGAGGCTATGCAAACGCGTTCAGAAAAAAGTACTCCCCAGTCACCGCTGGCCGGTGTGACTGATGCTGAGATCGATAATCTTTTTAAGTAG
- a CDS encoding gliding-motility protein MglA produces MSFINYSAKEINCKIVYYGPGLCGKTTNLQYIYNRTNPNARGKMISLATETERTLFFDFLPLALGEIRGFKTRFHLYTTPGQVFYDASRKLILKGVDGVVFVVDSQIDRMEANLESLENLEENLIEQGYDLATLPFVLQYNKRDLANILSVEELKEMFNPNGVPQFEAQASTGEGVFDTLKGIARKVLIELKKGG; encoded by the coding sequence ATGTCTTTCATTAATTACAGCGCCAAAGAGATCAACTGCAAGATCGTCTATTACGGGCCTGGTTTGTGCGGGAAGACCACGAACCTTCAATATATCTACAATCGCACGAACCCCAATGCTCGCGGAAAGATGATTTCCCTGGCCACCGAGACCGAGCGAACCCTCTTTTTCGACTTTCTTCCTTTGGCGTTAGGTGAGATCCGCGGATTCAAGACCCGTTTTCACCTTTATACGACGCCTGGTCAGGTATTTTACGATGCGAGCCGAAAACTCATTCTCAAAGGTGTGGATGGTGTTGTTTTTGTGGTCGATAGCCAAATTGACCGAATGGAAGCAAATCTTGAGTCACTTGAGAACCTTGAGGAAAATTTGATTGAGCAAGGCTACGACTTGGCGACGCTTCCGTTCGTTCTTCAATATAACAAACGAGATTTGGCGAATATTCTGTCTGTGGAAGAGCTCAAAGAGATGTTCAACCCCAACGGAGTTCCTCAGTTTGAGGCTCAAGCAAGCACCGGTGAAGGGGTCTTTGATACCCTCAAAGGTATCGCCCGTAAGGTTCTGATCGAGCTCAAAAAGGGCGGTTGA
- a CDS encoding dihydrolipoamide acetyltransferase, which produces MKMHSIRFGILAILVTVLSLAAPVSAQTTGVSGDKPAYNLKLRDIEERVNDLKEKIFQSKARLIQLQEVVLHGTISGAKAKVVHRNEMGASFSLARAQYSLDGTPIFNRRDSGEGELADADEIEIFNGTVAPGNHQISVYLEYRGNGFGIFSYLNDYKFKIKSSYTFTAEEGRITSVRVVGFEKGGITTELTERPTVRYDIETTRAFRKEDATNEDESANQ; this is translated from the coding sequence ATGAAAATGCATAGTATTCGGTTTGGGATATTGGCGATTTTAGTCACCGTTTTGAGTCTTGCGGCCCCTGTCTCTGCGCAAACAACTGGGGTCTCCGGTGACAAACCAGCATATAACCTGAAACTTCGAGACATCGAAGAGCGGGTAAACGATCTCAAAGAGAAAATCTTCCAGAGTAAAGCTCGCCTCATTCAGCTGCAAGAGGTGGTTCTTCACGGAACAATTTCTGGCGCGAAGGCCAAAGTAGTCCACCGCAACGAGATGGGCGCTTCGTTTAGCTTGGCGCGTGCTCAGTATTCACTCGACGGAACGCCAATCTTCAACCGACGTGACAGCGGCGAAGGTGAACTCGCAGATGCCGATGAAATCGAGATCTTCAACGGAACCGTCGCTCCTGGTAACCACCAGATTTCAGTTTATCTGGAATACCGCGGTAACGGATTCGGTATTTTCTCGTACTTAAACGATTACAAGTTCAAAATTAAGTCCAGTTACACCTTTACGGCCGAAGAAGGCCGGATTACTTCGGTCCGCGTTGTCGGTTTTGAAAAGGGTGGAATCACAACTGAGCTGACCGAGCGACCTACCGTTCGCTACGACATCGAAACAACGCGAGCCTTCCGCAAAGAAGACGCTACGAACGAAGATGAATCAGCGAACCAGTAA
- a CDS encoding tetratricopeptide repeat protein, with product MPSLRTTHWVWVIACGLLLGPGNLRAADEESSDSEIVDTRPSPEVEFQIVQNQILALGLSMKTLATDYTNVKIFKGDKIFAERLTDSEVLFLLKDYQRSCFALHGLVNDPMNRNEQGYPKALYYMAESQFQTGNFVAAKRYFGELIERGDKTFLIDSIRRLVEIADMRHQWEGLEKYFDLLRNQGNLAPAVVYSTVKSLLKQNKPELVPDMVNSVDPKHFLYPKIRYFYGVALIELSRAQQKPELMMEAAQVFEELTRIADTFPDAADIKDLAAMNRARILLETGMLTESKDSYQFIARNSPYFEEAMYEVTWAYVEAASRAETMEERVAEYRRALNTIEILLVSVSDARIAAEARILMGNIYIWLGRFNEALDVFSQVTDKYSPIRDDLTMVQNKMVDPVEYYEELAVKSETGSGYIPEMALEWASEEQHLQEAMAVVSDLDDAEKMVNESSEIVENMLKMLSDDENAAFFPGLQPARARTMELENSLVTVTKRLLEVERRLVLEHLSPERRKELELILAERERLEPDYQNLPKSQEDYESRAGRMRVRMKGVQKEAFRLQWSLEEQRRELVGLRRWLNANPDSLPFEDEAIFRSRVQQIDQQILEMETLQKGLVQDIKREQTLVSVTTAEAVEEDELRARYEATLAREREILSVGQMYLVGKNIAGAENTGSTMRVSNEMKDLIAERKLIDAKKAGVQARLKDARQQVYKFRWTLMDQKREVARIRKWIKNNPEFVADKAANSDFRVRLDEVASVIEQLLSSQDGFEKEVVRDEVIDVVMLALKAEEDELDIRYQQTFERERDLLMNSGVNGEDSGLALVLAIEKSRSDAARLNDQLLKFKTYLKEAGGTKAREMKVQLAREQRAISDQYKALTLARGNAKRLVGEIAAVSIAAVQKRFQNIVMRGDVGILDVAWQLKELQTKDIETKLAEQRRELKQLDEQFKSVLEE from the coding sequence ATGCCATCGCTTCGCACGACACATTGGGTTTGGGTGATAGCCTGTGGGTTATTACTTGGACCGGGAAACCTCAGGGCGGCTGACGAAGAATCCAGCGATTCTGAGATTGTAGATACTCGGCCATCACCCGAAGTCGAATTTCAAATAGTCCAAAATCAAATTCTTGCTTTGGGCTTGAGCATGAAGACTCTTGCGACCGACTATACAAATGTAAAGATTTTCAAGGGTGACAAGATCTTTGCAGAACGGCTCACAGATAGTGAAGTCCTCTTTCTGCTGAAAGATTATCAACGCTCTTGTTTTGCTCTTCATGGACTCGTCAATGACCCGATGAACCGAAATGAGCAGGGTTACCCCAAGGCTCTTTACTACATGGCCGAATCACAGTTCCAAACTGGAAATTTCGTAGCGGCTAAACGTTACTTCGGCGAATTGATTGAGCGCGGCGATAAAACCTTTCTGATCGACTCTATTCGCCGCCTCGTTGAGATTGCGGATATGCGCCACCAGTGGGAAGGCCTTGAAAAGTATTTTGACCTCTTGCGAAACCAGGGCAACTTGGCCCCTGCAGTTGTTTACAGCACGGTCAAAAGCCTCCTGAAGCAAAATAAGCCGGAACTTGTACCGGATATGGTCAACAGCGTTGACCCGAAGCACTTCTTGTACCCTAAGATTCGATATTTTTACGGTGTTGCTTTGATTGAGCTATCTCGAGCACAGCAAAAACCTGAATTGATGATGGAAGCCGCTCAGGTATTCGAGGAGCTAACAAGAATCGCGGATACCTTCCCAGATGCTGCCGATATTAAAGATTTAGCGGCGATGAACCGGGCACGTATCTTGTTGGAAACAGGTATGCTGACCGAATCCAAAGACAGCTATCAATTCATTGCACGAAATAGCCCTTACTTCGAAGAGGCTATGTATGAAGTCACTTGGGCGTATGTGGAAGCCGCTTCCAGGGCAGAGACTATGGAAGAACGGGTCGCTGAATACCGTAGAGCACTTAACACCATCGAAATACTCTTGGTGTCTGTATCTGATGCACGGATTGCCGCCGAAGCCCGAATCCTTATGGGCAATATCTACATCTGGTTGGGCCGCTTTAATGAAGCCTTGGATGTGTTCTCTCAGGTAACTGACAAGTACAGCCCGATTCGTGATGACCTCACTATGGTTCAGAATAAGATGGTTGATCCCGTCGAATACTATGAAGAGCTTGCTGTGAAGAGTGAAACCGGAAGCGGTTATATTCCAGAAATGGCCCTAGAATGGGCAAGCGAAGAGCAACACTTACAAGAAGCAATGGCTGTGGTGAGCGACCTCGACGACGCCGAGAAGATGGTTAACGAATCGAGTGAAATCGTAGAGAACATGCTCAAAATGCTCTCTGACGACGAGAACGCGGCATTTTTTCCAGGGCTTCAGCCTGCTCGTGCTCGAACTATGGAGCTTGAGAACAGCCTGGTGACCGTCACAAAGCGATTGCTTGAAGTTGAACGCCGCTTGGTACTCGAACATCTTTCTCCAGAACGCCGAAAAGAGCTTGAGCTTATCTTGGCCGAGCGGGAACGGTTAGAGCCAGACTACCAAAACCTACCGAAGAGCCAGGAAGACTACGAGAGCCGTGCAGGCCGAATGCGTGTGCGCATGAAAGGTGTTCAAAAAGAAGCGTTTCGTCTTCAATGGTCATTGGAAGAGCAACGACGTGAGCTTGTTGGTCTAAGACGCTGGCTCAATGCGAACCCAGACAGCCTTCCATTCGAGGATGAAGCCATCTTCAGAAGTCGTGTTCAGCAAATTGATCAGCAAATCCTCGAAATGGAAACCCTTCAAAAGGGTTTGGTTCAGGACATCAAGCGTGAGCAAACCCTGGTTTCGGTAACCACGGCAGAGGCTGTGGAAGAAGATGAACTTCGTGCTCGTTATGAAGCGACTCTCGCTCGTGAGCGAGAAATTCTTTCAGTTGGTCAAATGTACCTCGTTGGAAAGAATATAGCAGGAGCCGAAAATACTGGTTCGACAATGCGCGTATCTAACGAGATGAAGGACCTAATCGCCGAACGTAAGTTGATTGACGCGAAAAAAGCAGGTGTCCAAGCTCGGCTAAAAGATGCACGGCAACAAGTTTACAAGTTTCGTTGGACGCTCATGGATCAAAAGCGCGAAGTCGCGCGGATTCGTAAGTGGATCAAAAACAACCCTGAATTTGTCGCCGATAAAGCGGCCAATTCGGATTTTCGAGTGCGCTTAGATGAGGTTGCTTCAGTCATTGAACAACTTTTAAGCAGCCAAGATGGTTTCGAAAAGGAAGTTGTACGAGATGAAGTCATCGATGTTGTGATGCTGGCTCTTAAGGCTGAAGAAGACGAACTGGATATTCGGTACCAACAGACCTTCGAACGTGAACGTGATTTGCTGATGAACTCAGGAGTTAACGGTGAAGACTCCGGTTTAGCTCTGGTGCTGGCGATCGAGAAATCTCGCTCGGATGCGGCCAGGTTAAACGACCAGTTATTAAAATTTAAGACCTACCTGAAGGAAGCTGGCGGAACCAAAGCCCGTGAAATGAAGGTACAGCTGGCGCGTGAGCAACGAGCTATCAGCGACCAATATAAGGCTCTTACGCTCGCACGAGGCAATGCAAAGCGTCTTGTGGGTGAAATCGCCGCAGTTTCGATTGCCGCGGTTCAAAAGCGCTTTCAAAATATCGTGATGCGAGGTGATGTTGGGATCTTGGATGTTGCATGGCAACTCAAGGAACTCCAAACCAAAGACATCGAAACAAAATTGGCAGAACAGCGACGTGAGTTGAAGCAACTCGATGAGCAGTTCAAGTCGGTTCTTGAGGAATGA